From Deltaproteobacteria bacterium, the proteins below share one genomic window:
- a CDS encoding (2Fe-2S)-binding protein, giving the protein MKKCFMTLIVNGEAYEVTTAPNRTLLEVLRDDLHFTGAKESCGEGACGSCTVLIDGRPTRSCLTLAVAVEGKAITTIEGLAQGGELHPVQEAFVAHHAIQCGFCSPGMILTAYALLKENPRPTEEEIRRALSGNTCRCTGYAKIVEAVRSLAGEGR; this is encoded by the coding sequence ATGAAAAAATGTTTTATGACCCTTATCGTGAATGGCGAAGCCTATGAGGTGACCACGGCGCCCAATCGGACCCTCCTGGAGGTGCTGCGCGATGACCTTCATTTCACCGGGGCCAAAGAGAGCTGCGGAGAAGGGGCCTGCGGGTCCTGCACCGTCCTCATAGACGGCCGGCCAACGCGTTCCTGCCTGACGCTGGCCGTGGCGGTCGAAGGAAAGGCCATTACCACCATCGAAGGCCTGGCCCAGGGAGGCGAACTCCATCCGGTCCAGGAGGCCTTTGTGGCCCACCATGCCATCCAGTGTGGATTCTGCAGCCCGGGGATGATCCTCACCGCTTATGCCCTGCTCAAAGAAAACCCCCGGCCCACGGAAGAAGAAATCCGCCGGGCCTTATCGGGCAATACCTGCCGCTGTACCGGGTATGCCAAGATCGTGGAAGCGGTCCGGTCTTTGGCCGGAGAAGGGAGGTAG
- a CDS encoding molybdopterin-dependent oxidoreductase, which produces MEKYAYIGKDMKRVDTGLKATGGALFAADLSLPHMLVGKILRSPYPHARILNIDTLRAEKLPGVKAVVTAGDTCGDKWGVFRYTQDQQFLPTEKVRYCGEEVAAVAAVDEDTALQALSLIEVQYEVLPAVFTIEEAMAPEAPQLHEVYPGNINIHVHIEVGDLEKGFSESVLVREDTFSAPEDAYFQGEPYAVAAQFDQSGNLEIWMPNAGPHLKAKPLSNVLKLPLNKVRVRKIAIGGAFGGRSEISPADVICALLARKAHRPVKIVYTREENTVATRQAHSMITRIKTGVDREGKVLARDITCHMDGGAYSSTGPIAVSVPFLCMEQAYRMDNVRFNGYRVLTNKPIRGMFRTHGRAFACGIDLQLDRLGQELGLDPLTMRLRNARQTGDTTPTKSYVASCGLTETIVKTGEKSRWKEKWGKLPPYHGIGIGCNSVQTGFPMGIRGGSQALIKLNEDGGATVITGIVDNGQGNDHMIVQIAAEELGITPDDVQLINADTEVTPSDPGSYSMCETFIGGNAVKLAAQDVKKKLFKIAAGALGVGEEDLTARNRKIFVTDNPDLSMSLAKVVRIGLSRNESISGEGSYWPNVDAKREWVKNPSGQLSETFSFGTVICEVKVDPETGQVEVLEVTAAQDVGYALNPKIIEGQFEGGVAMGGQGGMLSEFLKWHEGRVLNPTQLGYLVPLAVDMPKINTIIVETMDPNGPYGAKEAGMSVAMSAAQAYCGAICNAIGIYMKEFPLTPDKILAAIEGKNT; this is translated from the coding sequence ATGGAAAAATATGCCTATATCGGAAAAGATATGAAGCGGGTCGATACGGGTCTCAAGGCCACCGGTGGGGCCCTCTTCGCCGCCGACCTTTCCTTGCCCCACATGCTGGTGGGCAAGATCCTCCGGTCGCCCTACCCTCACGCCCGCATCCTCAACATCGATACCTTAAGGGCGGAAAAGCTTCCCGGGGTCAAGGCCGTGGTCACGGCTGGGGATACCTGCGGCGATAAATGGGGGGTATTCCGCTATACCCAGGACCAGCAGTTCTTGCCCACGGAAAAGGTGCGCTATTGCGGTGAGGAGGTGGCGGCCGTGGCCGCCGTAGACGAAGATACGGCCCTTCAGGCCTTGTCGCTCATCGAGGTGCAATACGAAGTGCTTCCGGCCGTTTTTACCATCGAGGAAGCCATGGCGCCCGAGGCCCCTCAGCTCCACGAGGTCTATCCGGGCAATATCAACATCCATGTGCACATCGAAGTGGGAGACCTTGAAAAAGGCTTCAGTGAGTCGGTCCTGGTCCGGGAAGATACCTTCTCCGCCCCGGAAGACGCCTATTTCCAGGGCGAACCCTATGCCGTGGCCGCCCAGTTCGACCAGTCCGGCAATCTGGAAATATGGATGCCCAACGCCGGCCCCCATCTGAAGGCCAAGCCCCTTTCCAATGTGCTCAAGCTCCCCCTGAACAAGGTGCGGGTCAGAAAGATTGCCATCGGCGGCGCCTTCGGAGGCCGTTCGGAGATATCGCCGGCCGATGTGATCTGCGCCCTCCTGGCCAGGAAGGCCCATAGACCGGTCAAGATCGTCTATACCCGGGAAGAAAATACCGTGGCCACCCGGCAGGCCCACTCCATGATCACCCGGATCAAGACCGGTGTGGACCGGGAGGGAAAGGTCCTGGCCAGGGATATCACCTGCCACATGGATGGCGGGGCCTACAGCTCCACCGGCCCCATCGCCGTCTCCGTTCCCTTTCTCTGTATGGAACAGGCCTACCGTATGGATAACGTCCGTTTTAACGGCTACCGGGTCCTGACCAATAAACCGATCCGGGGCATGTTCCGCACCCACGGCCGGGCCTTTGCCTGCGGCATAGACTTGCAGCTCGACCGGCTGGGCCAGGAACTGGGCCTCGATCCCTTAACGATGCGCCTCCGGAACGCCCGTCAGACCGGGGACACGACACCGACCAAATCCTATGTGGCCAGTTGCGGGTTGACCGAAACGATCGTCAAAACGGGCGAAAAATCTCGATGGAAAGAGAAGTGGGGCAAACTTCCTCCCTATCACGGCATCGGTATCGGCTGTAACTCGGTGCAGACCGGTTTCCCCATGGGCATCAGGGGCGGCTCCCAGGCCCTGATTAAATTGAATGAGGACGGCGGGGCCACGGTCATCACCGGGATCGTCGATAACGGTCAGGGCAACGACCATATGATCGTCCAGATTGCCGCCGAGGAGTTGGGGATCACCCCCGATGACGTCCAACTGATCAATGCCGATACGGAAGTGACGCCCAGCGATCCCGGTTCCTATTCCATGTGCGAAACCTTTATCGGCGGTAATGCCGTCAAGCTGGCCGCCCAGGACGTGAAGAAGAAACTCTTCAAAATAGCGGCCGGGGCTTTGGGCGTGGGCGAAGAGGACCTTACCGCCCGGAACCGGAAGATCTTCGTGACCGATAACCCGGACCTGTCCATGAGTTTGGCCAAGGTGGTACGGATCGGTCTCAGCCGGAACGAATCCATCAGCGGGGAAGGGTCCTACTGGCCGAACGTGGATGCCAAGCGGGAATGGGTCAAGAATCCCTCCGGTCAGCTTTCGGAGACCTTTTCCTTCGGTACGGTCATCTGCGAAGTGAAAGTCGACCCCGAGACGGGCCAGGTGGAGGTGCTGGAAGTGACGGCCGCCCAGGATGTCGGCTATGCCCTGAACCCGAAGATCATCGAAGGACAGTTTGAAGGCGGCGTCGCCATGGGCGGCCAGGGGGGGATGTTAAGTGAATTTCTTAAGTGGCATGAAGGCCGGGTGCTCAACCCCACCCAACTCGGGTACCTGGTGCCCCTGGCCGTGGATATGCCGAAAATCAATACGATTATCGTCGAAACCATGGACCCCAACGGTCCTTACGGGGCCAAGGAGGCCGGGATGTCCGTGGCCATGTCCGCGGCCCAGGCCTACTGCGGCGCCATCTGTAATGCCATCGGGATCTATATGAAGGAATTTCCCCTGACCCCGGACAAGATACTCGCGGCCATAGAGGGGAAGAATACATAA
- a CDS encoding VOC family protein, with protein MKLEKIDHICFAVKDLEETKKVYQEDFGLMPTYEYVAESEKIKVARYYIGEVAVECMESTAPDGQVARFIEKKGEGVFLISYKVDNLLKAMEELNQKGIKLIDSKPRELFGNRYAFVHHPNKLNGVLTELLEGDFDINK; from the coding sequence ATGAAACTTGAAAAGATTGACCATATCTGTTTTGCAGTCAAAGATCTGGAAGAAACGAAAAAAGTCTACCAAGAAGATTTCGGATTGATGCCGACCTATGAGTATGTTGCCGAATCGGAAAAAATTAAAGTCGCCCGGTACTATATCGGTGAGGTAGCCGTGGAGTGCATGGAATCGACTGCACCGGACGGGCAGGTCGCCAGATTCATTGAAAAAAAAGGAGAGGGCGTTTTCCTTATCTCCTATAAAGTGGATAATCTTTTAAAAGCCATGGAGGAACTCAATCAAAAGGGCATCAAACTGATCGATAGCAAGCCGAGAGAGCTTTTCGGAAACCGGTATGCTTTTGTGCATCATCCCAATAAGCTGAACGGGGTGCTCACCGAGCTTTTAGAAGGGGATTTCGATATCAATAAATAA